DNA sequence from the Armigeres subalbatus isolate Guangzhou_Male chromosome 1, GZ_Asu_2, whole genome shotgun sequence genome:
cgtaaatttcatttaatttttttttcttatttaccCACAGCGCATTCATCCAGATCTCAATAGCTCACTACATTATGCCACAAATAATCGCAATGAAGAGTTCACTAACTGGTTGTTGAACCAAAACTCACTGGATGTTGACATCCGCAACAGATGGGGTAAGACAGCGCTGTTTGAGTTATGCGAAAATTACAGATCTGCGAGAAATTTTATCGTAAGGAACATGCCACAAAACAATTGGGATTCGTCTGTGAACTCATTGGAAGAATACAAAAACCTCATACTCCTTGTTGTAAAGCAAAAGGCCTCATTCAACATATGCAGCGATTTGGGGCATCTTCCATGGGAAATCTTGATACAACGAACTTTTAGTGCATTTTTTATCATAGGGAAGGAAACGCAGAAAAAGAAGCAAGAGAagcaaaaaacaaatgaaaagaaaaaaaatataggaaAGGAAACGCAGAAAATGAAGCAAGAGAAGCAACAAACAGataaagagaaaaaagaaaagcaGCAAATGGAGCAACAAATGATTGACAGTGAATCAAAATTTCTTAAAAGTATCGAAGAAATTGCTCAACCACCTATCAGCAGTCATGCGAGTGAATCAGTCCAGGAAAGGGAATCATCAACTGACATGGATGTGCAACCGGACCCCACTCAAGACAACGATTCTCAGGACGACGGTGATTCTTTCCTAGCTCAATTATCGCCGGAATTATTTGGCGAAGGAAAAAAACCGTCGATTAAAATCAAAGACTTCATTCTGAAAAAATCAGACTTAAAATCTAGTGAACTAAAAAAGGGATATGAAATTACGATGGAGATTCTAGAGATTCTTCTACGGTTTGAAAAGCAAGATGATTTCCACAAGCGGATTGCATCGTTTATAAATGTTGACGAGAAAAAGCTTATCAGCCTTCTTCTTCATACTGCTGTTGAAAAGGGCATAGAAGAAAGTGTCAAACTGATCGTAAAGTTGTTTGAGAAGAAAATTTTTGCTTTGGATGCCACCAATCGCTTCACGCACCGTTTAGAGTTAAGAGGTCTATTGCGGAAGGCACGCGGTAATATACTTAGTTTGCTTCTTGACAGTATGAGTGCGGACAAGGTTTTCTTGAATGAAGAAAATATTCTGATTGAAAGACTAACAATGGCTATTTCCGCGGAAAACAGTGCTGAGCAGTCGGAAAGACTTGAATGTGCCAACCTGATGGCATCGAGCGAGCAAATTGATATCTATTCAACAGACACCAATGGCAACACAGCGTTGCATATTGCCCTGCAAAATGGATTCGATTCCGTCGGAGAGACACTAACGGAAACGGGCAAGTCCATGTTTCTGGGCGTTCCTAACCGTAAAAGGGAAAGTCCCCTGGCCAACGCGCCTTATACGTTCATTGGGAACTATCTGAACCGATGCATTGAATCAAGCAAGGAATCAGAATCAAAGCGGGAAATCCTCATCAATTATGATGGATTCAGGTCCAAAAACGGGAGTAGATATTCCGCCATGAACTGTGTTGTAGAGATGGCCAACACTAGAAGAAAACAAGAACTTCTGAACCATCCGGTGATCTACACGTTCGTGATGATTGAGTGGCTCAAATTCAGCTCTTGGCA
Encoded proteins:
- the LOC134207385 gene encoding uncharacterized protein LOC134207385, whose protein sequence is MVHNGEENDELLELVSVEPENPPEDKGMLRERIAQIQNNISSEYHEIILPEIAQIILSDLNNAIQMDTLTALLETLDKIFNDNQVSPDPQASNATSLHSYLPRILRRNDRNNNSANDLLRFITKILEDSKNNEIPPNKLYEIEKQFTNLMKHHFKHFEYRMRTNHQKIKAQEEISRNLSAWRQAKLGDIQSSIMAIKNNWESAEAMCELDFIGAHPTLTIMSKGTNDFAPLLKCILEIFVTVKKRIHPDLNSSLHYATNNRNEEFTNWLLNQNSLDVDIRNRWGKTALFELCENYRSARNFIVRNMPQNNWDSSVNSLEEYKNLILLVVKQKASFNICSDLGHLPWEILIQRTFSAFFIIGKETQKKKQEKQKTNEKKKNIGKETQKMKQEKQQTDKEKKEKQQMEQQMIDSESKFLKSIEEIAQPPISSHASESVQERESSTDMDVQPDPTQDNDSQDDGDSFLAQLSPELFGEGKKPSIKIKDFILKKSDLKSSELKKGYEITMEILEILLRFEKQDDFHKRIASFINVDEKKLISLLLHTAVEKGIEESVKLIVKLFEKKIFALDATNRFTHRLELRGLLRKARGNILSLLLDSMSADKVFLNEENILIERLTMAISAENSAEQSERLECANLMASSEQIDIYSTDTNGNTALHIALQNGFDSVGETLTETGKSMFLGVPNRKRESPLANAPYTFIGNYLNRCIESSKESESKREILINYDGFRSKNGSRYSAMNCVVEMANTRRKQELLNHPVIYTFVMIEWLKFSSWHFANILITLFATTCFCGYAYSQIIDEVSSPLTSLLGWVSFICVSFRELLQMIAFGGRYWMLFQNHVDLLSIIGMGVSKSYETPNGRSFE